The segment AGCGCGCCATCTCGGCGGCCTTCACCGCCTCGGCCGCGCCGCCCTGGGCTGCCGGTTGGACGTACGCCATGGTCACCGCCGCGAGAAGGGTCACGCCGGTCGCCGCAAGCATCTTCAGCATGGCGCACATCTTACCTGCTTGCGACCGACCTGTGGACAAGCGTTCGCATTCGGCGTTCGGCGTTCTACAATCCGCCGCACATGGATCGCGGAACACGCGCGACGCCGGAGAACCGCGGCGCCGAGGCCGCCGCCCGCTTTCGGGGCGAGGGGTCGACGCCGTCTGGACAGCCCTTGGATCGACGGCCTCGCCGTGTCTTCGAACTCGAGGATTACCTGCTGGCCGGCTGGATCCTGCTCGTCGAGTTTGGCCTGCGGCGAATGGCCGGCAACGTCGATGGCACCCTGAACCCCTTGTCCTGCGCATGATCCTCATGGACCGTGGAGACGCGGCTCCGCTGGCTGCGCGAGATGGGATTCGCCGATGTGGACTGCCACTGGAAGTGGCGGGAGTTCGCGCTGCTCGGGGGACAACGACAACGGCAGTGCTCACCCGAACTCGTACAGGGCGAGGCGGTGATACAGCTGCTTGCGTGACAGGCCGAGCAGCGTCGCGGCGCGTGACTTGTTCCCCCGGGTCTCGCGCAGCGCACGTTCGATCAACTGACGCTCCATCGCGTGCACGTTCGTCGTCGTGGCGATCGTGCGCGGCGCGTGCAGGTCGAGGCCGAGGTGCTCGGCGGCGATCAATCCCCCTTCGGCGACGATGGCGGCGCGTTCGAGGGCGTTGCGGAGCTCGCGCGCGTTGCCGCGCCAGGGATGCGCGAGGAGCGCGGCCTTCGCGTCGTGCGTGAGGCCCGCGGGTGCCCGCCCGAGCGACGCCGACAGGTCATCCAGGTACTGCGCGGTGAGCGCGAGGATGTCCTCGGGACGCTCGCGCAACGGCGGGATCCGGATCCCGAAGACGTGCAGCCGGTAGTAGAGATCGTCGCGGAAGTCGCCGCGCTCCATCGCGACGCGCAGGTCGCGGTTGGTCGCGGCGACGAGCCTGATGTCGGCCTTCACGGGGCGCGTGCCCCCGAGCCGGGTGAACTCCCGCTCCTGGAGCACGCGCAACAGCTTCACCTGCGCCGACGGCGTCATCTCCCCCACTTCGTCGAGCAGCAGCACGCCTCCCGCCGCCGCTTCGATCTGTCCCACGCGTCGCTGCTGTGCGCCGGTGAACGCGCCACGCTCGAAGCCGAACAGTTCCGATTCGAGCAATTGCTCCGGCAGCGCCGCGCAGTTGACGGCCACGAACGGACCGTGCCGGCGTCCTGACACGCGGTGGATGTACCGCGCAAGCACTGCCTTGCCTGTCCCTGACTCCCCCGTCAGCATGACGGTGGTCTCGGTCGCGGCCACCTGCGTCGCGGCGTTGACCACCTGCATCCACGCCTGCGACGTGCCGGCCATCCGTCCGAGCCCGCGGCTCGAGTCGAGCGCGTCCGACAGCGCACGCACGCGCCGCTCCAGCCGCTGCGCGCGCGCTCGTGCTTCCCTCGTCTGTTCGGCTGCCTCCGCAAGCTGCTCGTGCGACAGCCCCAGTGCCATGTGCAGCGCGATGTGCCGCGCCACGGGGACGTCGCGCTCCGAATAGGCCCCCGGCGTGCGCGACCAGAAGTGCAGCGCGCACCGCTGCTGTCCTGCGCGCACGACCACCGACATCACCGCGCGATACCCCGACTCGCGCAGGCGCTCGCCGTAGTCGGCCGGCTCGAGCGCGGCCCATGGCGCGTCGAGCGTGGTGATGTCGTCGACGATGCGGGACCAGCCGTCCTGGAGGGTGGCGATCTCCGCGCTGCTGATGCGGATGAGCGCCGGCCCATCCTCGTTCGAGAACGCGTGCGCCACCAGCGCGCGCGCATCGTCATGGCGCGTCATCACCAGCCTGTCGTGCGGCAGGACGTCTCGCACCGTCTCGGACACCTGCGGGAACACCTCCCTGATGTCCAGCACCGAGCCGACGAGTTCGAGCAGGCGTTCGGAGACTTCGATGGGCAGCGCCATCTGATTCATCGGATTGTACCCACAGGCACATGTTGCGCCTATAGGCGCACATTAGGTTCATGAATGAATGGCCATGCTGGTAGACACGTCTTTATTTTTCTGATGTTTACAAGGACTGACGGCCTCTGGCTGGAGAATTGCTTCATAAGTGAACATGATCGTGCGTTCTCTCCTGCCCGGCCTCCTGCTGGCCCTTGCCCTGCCTGTCGCCTGCGCGCGCTCGGAAGCGCCGCCTCCGCCACAGGCGCCCCCACCGCCAACGGTTCCCGTCGTCGAGGTACAACCCGAAACCGTGGCCGTGGAACGCGAGTGGGTCGCGACGCTCGACGGCCACGTCAACGCGCAGATTCGACCGCAGGTGAGCGGCTATCTCGTGCGCCGGCTGTACACCGAAGGTGCGCCCGTGAAGAAGGGCGCCGTGCTGTTCGAGATCGACGCGCGGACGTTCACCGTGGCGTTCGCACAGGCGGAGGCGCGGCTCGCGGAGGCACGCGCGCAACTGGGACGCGCGGATCGCGACGTGGCGCGCAACACGCCGCTCGCGCAGGAGCGCGCCATCGCGCAGAGCCAGCTCGACAACGACATCCAGGCCCAGCTCGCCGGACAGGCCGCCGTCAAGGCCGCCGAAGCCGCCGTCGACGCGGCCCGCCTGAACGTCGAGTTCACGCGCGTGCGTTCGCTCGTCGACGGCGTGGCCGCGATCGCGAACGCGCAGATCGGCGATCTCGTCGGTCCGCAGACGCTGCTCACCACCGTGTCGCAGGTCGATCCGATTCGCGCGTACTTCTCGCTCAGCGAACGCGAGTACCTGGAACTCGCCGACGCCATCAACTCGACGGCGGCGTCGCGGCTCTGGAGCACGGGCTCCGGCGTCCAGCTCACGCTCGCCGACGGCGTGACGTATCCGCAGCGCGGCCGCTTCCTCGCCGCCGATCGACAGATCGACGCGCGCACGGGCACGCTGCGCCTGAGCGCGACGTTCCCGAATCCCCGCGGTGTCCTGCGTCCCGGCCAGTACGGTCGCGTGCGCGTCGACGCACGAACGGTCACCGATGCGTTACTCGTCCCGCAGCGCGCGGTCACCGAGGTGCAGAGCGGCACGCAGGTGCGCATCGTTGCCGCAGACGGGAAGGTGGAAGTCCGCCACGTGCAGATGGGTGCGCGCGTGGGTTCGCGCTGGCTCGTCGAGCGCGGACTCGCCGCAGGCGACCGCGTCATCGTCGATGCCGGGCAACTCGCCGCAGGCACGGTGGTGAAGACGACGCCCTATGTCGAGCCCCGAGCGACGGCAGCAGCGGCAGCGCCAGGTGCGGCCCCTTCGGCCGCGACGACGGGGGGGCGCTGATCATGGCGGAGTTCTTCATCCGCCGGCCGATCGTGGCGATCGTCATCGCGATCGTGACGGTCATCGCCGGCATCGTCTCGGTGCGATCGCTTCCCGTCGCGCAGTTCCCCGACATCGTGCCGCCGCAGATCATCGTCACCGGCACGTACACCGGCGCCGACGCCGAAACCATCGAGCAGTCGGTGGCCACGCCGCTCGAACAGCAGATGAACGGCGTGGACGACAT is part of the Acidobacteriota bacterium genome and harbors:
- a CDS encoding sigma-54-dependent Fis family transcriptional regulator, giving the protein MNQMALPIEVSERLLELVGSVLDIREVFPQVSETVRDVLPHDRLVMTRHDDARALVAHAFSNEDGPALIRISSAEIATLQDGWSRIVDDITTLDAPWAALEPADYGERLRESGYRAVMSVVVRAGQQRCALHFWSRTPGAYSERDVPVARHIALHMALGLSHEQLAEAAEQTREARARAQRLERRVRALSDALDSSRGLGRMAGTSQAWMQVVNAATQVAATETTVMLTGESGTGKAVLARYIHRVSGRRHGPFVAVNCAALPEQLLESELFGFERGAFTGAQQRRVGQIEAAAGGVLLLDEVGEMTPSAQVKLLRVLQEREFTRLGGTRPVKADIRLVAATNRDLRVAMERGDFRDDLYYRLHVFGIRIPPLRERPEDILALTAQYLDDLSASLGRAPAGLTHDAKAALLAHPWRGNARELRNALERAAIVAEGGLIAAEHLGLDLHAPRTIATTTNVHAMERQLIERALRETRGNKSRAATLLGLSRKQLYHRLALYEFG
- a CDS encoding efflux RND transporter periplasmic adaptor subunit, which gives rise to MIVRSLLPGLLLALALPVACARSEAPPPPQAPPPPTVPVVEVQPETVAVEREWVATLDGHVNAQIRPQVSGYLVRRLYTEGAPVKKGAVLFEIDARTFTVAFAQAEARLAEARAQLGRADRDVARNTPLAQERAIAQSQLDNDIQAQLAGQAAVKAAEAAVDAARLNVEFTRVRSLVDGVAAIANAQIGDLVGPQTLLTTVSQVDPIRAYFSLSEREYLELADAINSTAASRLWSTGSGVQLTLADGVTYPQRGRFLAADRQIDARTGTLRLSATFPNPRGVLRPGQYGRVRVDARTVTDALLVPQRAVTEVQSGTQVRIVAADGKVEVRHVQMGARVGSRWLVERGLAAGDRVIVDAGQLAAGTVVKTTPYVEPRATAAAAAPGAAPSAATTGGR